A part of Aegilops tauschii subsp. strangulata cultivar AL8/78 chromosome 2, Aet v6.0, whole genome shotgun sequence genomic DNA contains:
- the LOC109757611 gene encoding uncharacterized protein, producing MGSPSPPPPPAGDQRPHHPLLAAAAAASLLAVLYLPRPLLQLLLTPAPLSSVLLLVYLLRLGSPPPAATLPPLPPPPQERAPEVAPPPPPPPPPPPAKPQSVFLEPEFASWAPKGRVLEVIHEEFEAEWGPEEMGLPWTSDSDSDSCSGSDDYDGGGGGGGEEYGMIEIELEEDNLIEIDISSCR from the coding sequence ATGGGCTCCCcctcccctccgccgccgcccgccggcgaccAACGGCCCCACCACCCCCTCCTCGCCGCAGCCGCGGCCGCCTCCCTGCTCGCCGTCCTCTACCTCCCTCGGCCGCTCCTGCAGCTGCTCCTCACCCCCGCCCCGCTctcctccgtcctcctcctcgtctacCTGCTCCGCCTCGGCTCCCCGCCACCTGCCGCGAcccttcctcctcttcctcctccgccgcaGGAGAGAGCCCCGGAGGTCGCTCCGCCTCCGCCAccgcctcccccgccgccgccggcgaagCCCCAGAGCGTGTTCCTGGAGCCCGAGTTCGCGTCGTGGGCGCCCAAAGGCCGCGTCCTGGAGGTGATCCACGAGGAGTTCGAGGCGGAGTGGGGGCCGGAGGAGATGGGCCTGCCCTGGACGTCGGACTCCGACTCGGACAGCTGCAGCGGCAGCGACGActacgacggcggcggcggcggcggcggggaggagtaCGGGATGATCGAGATCGAGCTGGAGGAGGACAACCTCATCGAGATCGACATCTCGAGCTGCCGGTGA